Genomic DNA from Epinephelus fuscoguttatus linkage group LG14, E.fuscoguttatus.final_Chr_v1:
AGCCTTGGACTCCTGGGGCTCTGTAGATGCATTATAACCTCCTGGAAGAACACAGAATAGAAAGGTGCTTAACTTTTCACACCTCAGAGAAAAATCCATTGAAGCAATCTTTGCTTTGTCTCACCTGTCCTGTTGCTCTCGGGGAACGTGTTTGGGCTGGTGGACGACTGCCTGCACATACTCATGGAGGCCGAGCCATTGGAGAACTGCTGTGACGAACGAAACCCGTAGGAGGACTTTGGCGAGTAGGACGAGCTTATGGAGCTGAAAGCAGAATCGCCGGGGTCCACGGAGTAGCGTTTGCCGTCAGACTGGTCTAAGTGGTAGTCCTCGGCCATCGATGTTTCAGCTAAAGATGAGATTAGAGTCAGAATTAGCTCAAATAATTTGTTTATGTCTGCACAGCAGCTTCTGTTAGACAGATTCAGACGTACCATCCGACTGGTAGGAGCCACCACTGTGCTGGGTAATGGGCTGATCACTGAAGAGGTTTTCACAGTGCAAGCTGCGGCAGAGCTTCTTCAGAAAGCGGAGCACATAGTCGATGCTGTTCACCACGGGGAGGCTGAGGAGGTGCTGCTTCCCATCAAATGTGGCTGGAGGAGCAAAACAGGAGGAACCACTTGAAACAACATCATAGTCTCAGTTATTAAACCTTTACTAATGCATGTTTGCTACACAGTGCCACCTCAGGTAAAgtgctgaaataaaaacaacagaacaaatAGAAAGCAACACCTGAGGGAGGTCTTTGTACAACACCTGATATTTTTTCTCCCCCGTAGCCTTGCGTGAGGAGAGTGAACACTGTTTTCTGCTGAAAGGCGCTGTCGATGCATCCTTGGACCGCCTGCTGCAGCACCACAGAGGGTCTGTCAGGTCCAAAGTGATCGGGGAGCTGCTGGATCTTCTTCCTGTCCAGGTTGGGGCCAGTGTTGGCCTGTTTGTTGATGTAGATACAGACTGGGGCAGGGaaaacagagggggagacaggtTTGGGTGGATGAGGGATGGAGAAGAGATACCTAAATTATCTTAATGATCTTTAAGAGTCAAAGCAAATCGTCGCGAGATTTTCAGGACAAGAAGTCTATTAacggtccagtgtgtaggatttagaggcatctattggcagataTGGAATCTAATaatcataactatgttttcattcatttacaatcaccagaaaataataatcattgtgttttcgtaaccttagaatgagccatttatgtctacatacagagcaAGACCTCGTCCAGAGTCCATCATGTTGTCATATGGTAGCCCAgatcagacaaaccaaacacttgctctctatttgcatttttgcgttGGCCGCCATAGTTCCCCTACAAAGCTGACACATAGGAGGAGTTTCAGTTCTGccacctcaccactagatgccactaaatcccacacactggacctttaat
This window encodes:
- the LOC125901416 gene encoding sex comb on midleg-like protein 4 isoform X2, producing MSVPAATAQKSDGNNSEMQSAAVAPSFIPSQSGKIPGRKRGRPPLRNVAKMDFPNRYPESLPPLKVPKKRGRKPGFKLKPRMVMTPLAISPPSSTPEPDMSSIPQDAATIPHSATPQVLTVCIYINKQANTGPNLDRKKIQQLPDHFGPDRPSVVLQQAVQGCIDSAFQQKTVFTLLTQGYGGEKISATFDGKQHLLSLPVVNSIDYVLRFLKKLCRSLHCENLFSDQPITQHSGGSYQSDAETSMAEDYHLDQSDGKRYSVDPGDSAFSSISSSYSPKSSYGFRSSQQFSNGSASMSMCRQSSTSPNTFPESNRTGGYNASTEPQESKAPPNKDPSTWSVEDVVWFIRDADPQALGPHADVFRKHEIDGNALLLLKSDMIMKYLGLKLGPALKLCYHIDKLKQTKF
- the LOC125901416 gene encoding sex comb on midleg-like protein 4 isoform X1, with translation MLQMSVPAATAQKSDGNNSEMQSAAVAPSFIPSQSGKIPGRKRGRPPLRNVAKMDFPNRYPESLPPLKVPKKRGRKPGFKLKPRMVMTPLAISPPSSTPEPDMSSIPQDAATIPHSATPQVLTVCIYINKQANTGPNLDRKKIQQLPDHFGPDRPSVVLQQAVQGCIDSAFQQKTVFTLLTQGYGGEKISATFDGKQHLLSLPVVNSIDYVLRFLKKLCRSLHCENLFSDQPITQHSGGSYQSDAETSMAEDYHLDQSDGKRYSVDPGDSAFSSISSSYSPKSSYGFRSSQQFSNGSASMSMCRQSSTSPNTFPESNRTGGYNASTEPQESKAPPNKDPSTWSVEDVVWFIRDADPQALGPHADVFRKHEIDGNALLLLKSDMIMKYLGLKLGPALKLCYHIDKLKQTKF